A stretch of DNA from Euzebyales bacterium:
CCGTGTCGGCGTGCGGATTGCCGAGGGCACCCTCCAGCACGACGCGCTGTGCGGGCTCAGCGGCCTGCAGCGCCGTGAGCATCAGCATCGTGCGCTTGCCCTGGCGCAGGTCGTCGAGCACACCCTTGCCCGTGTCCTCCGGATCGCCGAAGAGGCCCAGCACGTCGTCGCGCAGCTGGAACGCGACACCGACCGCGTCTCCGTAGCCCACGAGCGCCGTGTCGAGCACGGGGTCGCTCCCGGCGATGGCTGCACCCAGCTGCAGTGGACGGGTGACCGTGTAGCGACCGGCCTTGAGCAGTGCCACCGTGCCCGCCTGGTCGGGACGGGCGTCCGGCGTGGCCGCCAGGACCAGGTCGAGGTACTGCCCGGACATCAGCTCGGTGCGCAGGTCGGTGAACACCCGCCGCGCACGCTGCATGCTCCGGGTGTCGAGTGGCGCGGCGTCGAACAGCTCGTCGGCCCACACGAACGCGAGGTCACCCGCCAGGATCGCCGCGCCGATGCCGAACCAGTCGTCGTCACCACGGAGACCGGTCGCCCGGTGCTGTGCGGCGAGGGCGACGTGCACCGCAGGCTGACCCCTTCGGCGCGTGCTGCGGTCCATGACGTCGTCGTGGATCAACGCGAAGCTCTGCAGGAGCTCGAACGCGGCCGCCGTGTACCACACGTCGGAGGTGTGGGGAGCGCCGCCGGCGCGGTACCCCCAGTACACGAACGCGGGTCGCATGCGCTTGCCGCCCGACAGCACCAGCGACGTGATCGACCGGGCCACCGGACGCAGTCGCGCGTCCAGCGCCACGAGCTCGCGCTCGCGGACTCCGAGGAACTCCGCGAGCAGCGCGTCGACGGGTTCGCGTACCACGGTCAGCGCGTCCGTGGCGGCGTCGAGCGCCGATGTGGTGTCAACCATCGGATCGGTCCGGCGCGCGGTCCCGTCGCCTCATGCCGTCTCCTCGACGCGGCGTGTGACTGGCAATGCTAGGCCTGCCCTGACGCCGACGCGGCGCCGTCGACGAGCCGGGCGCGCAGGAGCTCGTTGACGAGCGCGGGGTTCGCCTGGCCTCTGCTGGCCTTCATGACAGCACCGACCAGCGCACCGATCGCCTTGTGGTTGCCGTCGCGCACGCGCTGCGCTGCGTCGGGCTGCGCGGCGATCGCGTCATCCACCATGCGCTCCAGCTCGCCGGTGTCCGACACCTGTTCGAGCCCGCGGGCACGACTGACTTCGCGGGGTCCTCCCTCGCCCGCCAGCACGCCGTCGAGCACCTGCCGCGCGAGCCTGGTCGACAGCGTCCCGTCGCCGACCATCGTCACGAGCTCTGCCAGGTCGTCACCGCGCAGCGGCAACGCACCCGGCTCGACGTCGTGCTCGTTGCTCCAGCCGAGCACCTCGTTCGTCAGCCACTTCCCCGCATCGTCGACGGGTGCTCCCGCGTCGACAGCCGCGTCGAACACCTCGGCGAGCCCGACCGAGACCAGGGTGGCGGCCCGCACGGCGTCCAGACCGTGCGTCCGCAGACGCGCCCGCGCTGCGGCTGGCAGTTCGGGCAGTGCGTCGCGCAGCTGCTCGACCCATTCGGACGACGGCTCGACCGCGACCAGATCGGGGTCCGGGAAGTAGCGGTAGTCGAACACCTCCTCCTTGGCGCGCAGCGTCGACGTGGTTCCCGCGTCCTCGTTCCAGTGCCGGGTCTCCTGCGTGACGGCGACGCCGCCTCGCAGCAGATCGGTCTGCCGCTCGATCTCGTGGGTGACGGCGCGGCCCAAGGATCGCACCGAGTTGAGGTTCTTGACCTCGACGCGGGTGCCGAACACCGCGTGTCCCCGCGGACGCAGCGAGATGTTCGCGTCGCACCGCATCGAGCCCTCCTCGAGCTTGGCGTCGCTGATGCCGAGCGCCAGCACGATGGCGCGCAGCTCGGTCAGGTACGCCTGCGCCTGCTCGGCCGAGCGCAGGTCCGGCTCGGAGACGACTTCCAGCAGCGGGATGCCCGCGCGGTTGTAGTCGACCAGGCTGTAGTCGGCACCGTGGATGCGTCCCGACGTGCCCACGTGGACGGTCTTGCCGGTGTCCTCCTCCATGTGCACGCGGTGGATGCCGACGCGGATCGTGCCGCCGCCGACGTCGAGGTCGAGGTGGCCGCGCTCACAGATCGCCACGTCGTACTGGGAGATCTGGTAGTTCTTGGGCATGTCCGGATAGAAGTAGTTCTTCCGGTGGAACTGGCTGTGGTCGATGATCTCGCAGTTCAGCGCCAGCCCCAGGCGGATCGCATACTCGATCGCGCGCGCGTTGGGAACGGGTAGCGATCCGGGCTGGCCCAGGCACACGGCGCATGTGCGGGTGTTGGGCTCACCACCGAACTCGGTGGCGCAGCCGCAGAACATCTTGGTCGCGGTCGACAGCTCGACGTGCACCTCCAGACCGATCACGGCCTCGTAGTCGACTGCCTGCTCGATGGTGCTCATGCGCATCGCCTTCGTCATCCGCGCGTCGCCACCCGCGCCGCCACTGCGCACCACGGCTGCGCAGGACCCGCGACGGACGGCCGCGCTCGCTCAACCATTCGTTGCAGGTGCCACGGGTGGATGCACCGCGTTCGCACCGCGCGCCACCGGGTCGAAACCGAGCTCTGCCTCGAGCCCACGGGCGGCCCGGAACAGCGTCGCCTCATCGAGCAGCGGTGCGACCAGTTGCGCACCGACCGGCAGACCGGTGTCGTCGAGGCCGGCGGGCATCGACAGCGCGGGCAGGCCGGCCAGGCTGGCGGGCACCGTGAACACGTCGTTGAGGTACATCGCCAGCGGATCGTCGGCCTTGGCGCCGATCGGGAACGCCGCGGACGGCGACGTGGGGCTGAGCACGACGTCGCACTGCTCGAATGCCGCCATGTAGTCGCGGATGATCAGCGTCCGCACCCGTTGCGCGCTGACGTAGTACGCGTCGTAGTAGCCGGCCGATAGGGCGTAGGTTCCGATCATGATGCGGCGCAGCACCTCGGGTCCGAAGCCCGCCGAGCGGGTGGCTGCCATCATCGCCTCGGTCGTGTCACCGTCGACCCGCAGGCCGTAGCGCACGCCGTCGTAGCGCGCGAGGTTGCTCGACGCCTCGCTCGGCGCGATCAGGTAGTACGCCGCGATGCCGTACCTCGCGTGCGGCAGCGTCACGTCGACGATGTCGGCACCCAGCTTGCCCAGCAGTTGCGCGGCCTCGCGGACCCGTGCCGCCACGCCCGGCTCGACGCCGTCGCCGAGCGCGTCCGACACGACGCCCACGCGCAGGCCCTGGACGCCACCGTCGAGGGCAGCCAGCACGTCGCCGACGTCGATCGGGATCGACGTGGAGTCCATGGGGTCGTGCCCGGCGATCGCGGTGTACAGGTGCGCCGCGTCGGTCACCGAGCGCGCGAACGGACCGACCTGGTCGAGCGACGACGCGAACGCGATCAGCCCGTACCGGCTGACCCGGCCGTACGTCGGCTTCATGCCGACGACACCGCACAGCGCCGCTGGCTGACGGATCGACCCGCCCGTGTCGGTGCCGATGCCCAGCGGCGCGAAGTGCGCGGCGACCGCGGCGGCGGACCCGCCCGACGACCCACCGGGCACGCGGTCGGTGTCCCACGGGTTGCGCGTGGGGCCGAACGCCGAGTTCTCGGTGGACGAGCCCATCGCGAACTCGTCCATGTTCGTCTTGCCGATCACGATCGCGTCGGCATCGCGCAGGCGAGAGACGACCGTCGCGTCGTACGGCGGGCGGTGCCCCTCCAGCATGCGCGAACCGCACGTCGTGGGCAGCCCGCGGGTGCACAACACGTCCTTGAGCGCCACCGGCACGCCGGCCAGCGCACCGACCGGCTCGCCCCGCACGCGCCGTGCATCGATGTCGCGGGCGTGGTCCAGCGCGGTGTCCGCCAGCACGTCGAGGAAGGCGTGCACCGCCGGATCGTGCTCGGCGACGCGGGCCAGGTGGGCCTCGGTGACCTGCTCCGCGGTCACCTCGCCGGCCGTCAGCAGCCCCAGCAGCGCCGCGGCGTCACCGGCCACCAGCGTCCGATCGTCAACCATCACGCGTCCTCGTCGATGATCCGGGGCACGCGGAACCGGCCGTCTTCGATCGCGGGGCCGGTGGAGCGGGCCTCGTCCGGCGTGAGGGAGGGGCGGACCTCGTCGGGTCGCCAGACGTTGGTCAGTGGGTACGGGTGACTCGTGGGTGGGACGTCCTCGGTCGCGACCTCGCCGATCTGCTCGGCGTAGCCGAGGATGCGCTCGAGCTGGCTCCGCAACTGCTCGAGGTGGTCGTCGTCGAGCGCCACGCGCGCCAGGTTCGCGACGTGGCGGACGTCATCGATGCTCAGACTCATGGGTTGGGTCGCCTGCCCGAGGTAGCGGTGAGCGGGTGTGGAGGTCCCGACGCTACCGCGTCGCGGCCGCTGGCTGCCACTCACCCCGCAGCCGGGACGTCGTCGGCGGTGTCGGGCAGCTCGCCGGTCTCGAGCAGCGCAACGAACGCTGCCTCGTCCACGATGGGGCGCTCCAGTTCGCGCGCCCGGTCGGCCTTCGACCCGGCATCGGAGCCCACGACGACCACCGACGTCTTCTTCGACACGCTCGATGTCACCTTGCCGCCGCGGTCCTCGACGGCGCGCTTCGCCTCGTCGCGGGTGAAGCCCTCCAGACCGCCCGTCAGCACAACGGTCCATCCCTCGAGGGTGCGCTCGACCTCGACCCGGTCAGTGGTCGTGCGCACGCCACACTCGATCAGGTCGTCGACCAACGTGGCGTTGCGTGGGTTGGCGAAGAACGCGACGATCGCGTCGGCGATGATCTGCCCGATGCCGTTGACCGCGGCGATGGTCCCAGCGTCGGCGGATCGCAGGGTCTGCAGATCACCGAAGGCGCGGGCCAGCAGCCGCGCGGTCGTCCCACCGACGTGGCGGATGTTCAGCCCGATGAGCAGACGCTCGACCGGCTGCTCCTTGGATCGTTCGATCCCGTCGAGCAGCAGGGCGACCTTCTTGTCACCGAAGCCGTCGAGTGCCCGCAGGTCGTCGGCGTCAAGGCGGTACAGATCGGCGAGGTTGGTGACCAGCCCGGTCTCCAGAAGGATCCTGGCGGTCTCGTAGCCCATCCCGTCGATGTCGAGCGCGCCCCGTCCCGCGTAGTGCGCCATCGACTCGAGCAGTCGGTTCGGGCAGTCGATGTTGGAGCAGTAGCTGGCGGCCTCACCTTCGAGCCGCTCGATCGGCTGATCACAGAAGGGACAGGTGGTGGGCATCTGCCACGGACCGGCCGCCTCGACCTCCGGCGGCCGCAGCGCCGGCACGTAGCCCACCACCTCGGGTATCACGTCGCCCGCCTTGCGGACAACGATCGTGTCGCCGGGGCGCACGTCCTTGGCGCGGGCCTGATCCTCGTTGTGCAGCGTGGCCAGCTGCAGGGTCGACCCGGCGACCAGCACCGGCTCGAACCGGGCGAACGGGGTCACCTTGCCGGTGCGTCCGACGTTGACCTCGATGTCGAGCAGCAGCGACTGCTGCTCCTCGGGCGGGTACTTGTAGGCGATCGCCCACCTGGGGGCGCTGCTGGTCGATCCCAACCGCCGCTGGTGGCCGAAGTCGTCGACCTTGACGACGACGCCGTCGATCTCGTAGTCGGGATCGTGGCGGTGCTCCCCCCAGTGCTCGATGAACGCGACCACCTCGTCGACGGTGTCGACGGTCCGCGTCTCGGCGGCGACCGGCAGCCCTGCCTCGGCCAGGAGCGCCAGGAGGGCCTGGTGGCTGTCGACGTCGAGGCCCTCGGTCATGCCCATGCCGTGGCAGATCAGGGCGAGGGGCCGCTCGGCGGTGATGCGCGGGTCCTTCTGGCGCAGCGCACCCGATGCGGCGTTGCGCGGGTTGGCGAACCGTGGCTCCCCGGCCTGCTCCCGCGCTTCGTTCATGGCGTTGAACTGCGCGACAGGGTAGTGGATCTCGCCGCGAACCTCGAGCACCGTGGGTGGGTCGTCGAGGTCGAGCACGACGGGGACGCCGGAGACCTCCCGGACGTTGGCGGTGACGTCCTCCCCCGTGTCACCGTCACCGCGGGTCACGGCCCGCACGAAGATCCCGCGCTCGTAGCGGACGCTGATCGCCACGCCGTCGATCTTGAGCTCACAGGTCCAGCGGGGCGTCGTCCCCTCGAGGTTGCGCTCGACGCGCTCGCTCCACTCGAGCAGGCCATCCGCATCGAACACGTTGTCCAGCGACAGCATCCGCTGCTCGTGACGGACCGTGGCGAACGCACCGGACGGCGGCGCACCGACCCGGTGGGTCGGTGACGCGGGGTCGTCGAGCTCCGGGTGCCGCTCCTCGATGGTGCGCAGGCGCTGGAGCATGTCGTCGAACGCGGCATCGGGGATCTCGGGATCCGACAGCACGTAGTAGCGGTAGCGGTGACGTTCGAGCTCGGACCGCAGCTCGGCCACCTCACGGCGCAGATCGGCGTCAGCCATCGCCGGGATTCTAGTTGTGCGGCGAGCG
This window harbors:
- the gatB gene encoding Asp-tRNA(Asn)/Glu-tRNA(Gln) amidotransferase subunit GatB, with product MSTIEQAVDYEAVIGLEVHVELSTATKMFCGCATEFGGEPNTRTCAVCLGQPGSLPVPNARAIEYAIRLGLALNCEIIDHSQFHRKNYFYPDMPKNYQISQYDVAICERGHLDLDVGGGTIRVGIHRVHMEEDTGKTVHVGTSGRIHGADYSLVDYNRAGIPLLEVVSEPDLRSAEQAQAYLTELRAIVLALGISDAKLEEGSMRCDANISLRPRGHAVFGTRVEVKNLNSVRSLGRAVTHEIERQTDLLRGGVAVTQETRHWNEDAGTTSTLRAKEEVFDYRYFPDPDLVAVEPSSEWVEQLRDALPELPAAARARLRTHGLDAVRAATLVSVGLAEVFDAAVDAGAPVDDAGKWLTNEVLGWSNEHDVEPGALPLRGDDLAELVTMVGDGTLSTRLARQVLDGVLAGEGGPREVSRARGLEQVSDTGELERMVDDAIAAQPDAAQRVRDGNHKAIGALVGAVMKASRGQANPALVNELLRARLVDGAASASGQA
- a CDS encoding polyprenyl synthetase family protein — its product is MVDTTSALDAATDALTVVREPVDALLAEFLGVRERELVALDARLRPVARSITSLVLSGGKRMRPAFVYWGYRAGGAPHTSDVWYTAAAFELLQSFALIHDDVMDRSTRRRGQPAVHVALAAQHRATGLRGDDDWFGIGAAILAGDLAFVWADELFDAAPLDTRSMQRARRVFTDLRTELMSGQYLDLVLAATPDARPDQAGTVALLKAGRYTVTRPLQLGAAIAGSDPVLDTALVGYGDAVGVAFQLRDDVLGLFGDPEDTGKGVLDDLRQGKRTMLMLTALQAAEPAQRVVLEGALGNPHADTAMADDVRTVVAESGALATIEHRIEVHHDEALRAAEQIDDPARGALMQLAARALFRDA
- the gatA gene encoding Asp-tRNA(Asn)/Glu-tRNA(Gln) amidotransferase subunit GatA — encoded protein: MVDDRTLVAGDAAALLGLLTAGEVTAEQVTEAHLARVAEHDPAVHAFLDVLADTALDHARDIDARRVRGEPVGALAGVPVALKDVLCTRGLPTTCGSRMLEGHRPPYDATVVSRLRDADAIVIGKTNMDEFAMGSSTENSAFGPTRNPWDTDRVPGGSSGGSAAAVAAHFAPLGIGTDTGGSIRQPAALCGVVGMKPTYGRVSRYGLIAFASSLDQVGPFARSVTDAAHLYTAIAGHDPMDSTSIPIDVGDVLAALDGGVQGLRVGVVSDALGDGVEPGVAARVREAAQLLGKLGADIVDVTLPHARYGIAAYYLIAPSEASSNLARYDGVRYGLRVDGDTTEAMMAATRSAGFGPEVLRRIMIGTYALSAGYYDAYYVSAQRVRTLIIRDYMAAFEQCDVVLSPTSPSAAFPIGAKADDPLAMYLNDVFTVPASLAGLPALSMPAGLDDTGLPVGAQLVAPLLDEATLFRAARGLEAELGFDPVARGANAVHPPVAPATNG
- the ligA gene encoding NAD-dependent DNA ligase LigA, with protein sequence MADADLRREVAELRSELERHRYRYYVLSDPEIPDAAFDDMLQRLRTIEERHPELDDPASPTHRVGAPPSGAFATVRHEQRMLSLDNVFDADGLLEWSERVERNLEGTTPRWTCELKIDGVAISVRYERGIFVRAVTRGDGDTGEDVTANVREVSGVPVVLDLDDPPTVLEVRGEIHYPVAQFNAMNEAREQAGEPRFANPRNAASGALRQKDPRITAERPLALICHGMGMTEGLDVDSHQALLALLAEAGLPVAAETRTVDTVDEVVAFIEHWGEHRHDPDYEIDGVVVKVDDFGHQRRLGSTSSAPRWAIAYKYPPEEQQSLLLDIEVNVGRTGKVTPFARFEPVLVAGSTLQLATLHNEDQARAKDVRPGDTIVVRKAGDVIPEVVGYVPALRPPEVEAAGPWQMPTTCPFCDQPIERLEGEAASYCSNIDCPNRLLESMAHYAGRGALDIDGMGYETARILLETGLVTNLADLYRLDADDLRALDGFGDKKVALLLDGIERSKEQPVERLLIGLNIRHVGGTTARLLARAFGDLQTLRSADAGTIAAVNGIGQIIADAIVAFFANPRNATLVDDLIECGVRTTTDRVEVERTLEGWTVVLTGGLEGFTRDEAKRAVEDRGGKVTSSVSKKTSVVVVGSDAGSKADRARELERPIVDEAAFVALLETGELPDTADDVPAAG
- the gatC gene encoding Asp-tRNA(Asn)/Glu-tRNA(Gln) amidotransferase subunit GatC; this translates as MSLSIDDVRHVANLARVALDDDHLEQLRSQLERILGYAEQIGEVATEDVPPTSHPYPLTNVWRPDEVRPSLTPDEARSTGPAIEDGRFRVPRIIDEDA